The Amycolatopsis sp. 195334CR genome window below encodes:
- a CDS encoding SDR family oxidoreductase, whose amino-acid sequence MSTRQKTVFVTGASAGFGAAIVRRFAAEGARVVATARRADKLAELAAELGDSVHPLELDVRDRDAVYAAFAELPSAFAEVDVLVNNAGLAKGLNPAQKADPDDWQQMIDTNCAGLVHCSRAALPGMVERGRGHVVNLGSVAGTYPYPGGNVYGATKAFVHQFSLNLRSDLHGTGVRVTSIEPGMVGGTEFSVVRFEGNQDRADQVYSGMRPLSAEDIAESVHWVTSQPAHVNVNVLELMPVEQSFSPFQVHRS is encoded by the coding sequence GTGAGTACGCGACAGAAAACCGTCTTTGTCACCGGGGCCAGCGCGGGTTTCGGCGCCGCCATCGTCCGGCGGTTCGCCGCCGAGGGCGCACGCGTGGTCGCCACCGCCCGCCGGGCGGACAAGCTCGCCGAACTCGCCGCAGAACTCGGTGACTCGGTGCACCCGCTGGAACTCGACGTGCGCGACCGGGACGCGGTGTACGCCGCCTTCGCCGAGTTGCCATCGGCGTTCGCCGAGGTGGATGTGCTGGTCAACAACGCGGGCCTGGCCAAGGGCCTGAACCCGGCGCAGAAGGCCGACCCGGACGACTGGCAGCAGATGATCGACACGAACTGCGCCGGTCTGGTGCACTGCTCGCGGGCCGCCCTGCCCGGCATGGTCGAACGCGGGCGGGGGCACGTGGTGAACCTGGGTTCGGTGGCGGGCACGTACCCGTACCCCGGCGGGAACGTGTACGGGGCGACCAAGGCTTTTGTGCACCAGTTCAGCCTGAACCTGCGCAGTGATCTGCACGGCACGGGCGTGCGGGTCACCTCCATCGAGCCCGGCATGGTGGGCGGGACGGAGTTCTCGGTGGTGCGGTTCGAGGGGAACCAGGACCGCGCGGACCAGGTCTACTCGGGGATGCGGCCGCTGAGCGCGGAGGACATCGCCGAGTCGGTGCACTGGGTGACCTCGCAGCCGGCGCACGTGAACGTGAACGTGCTCGAGCTGATGCCGGTGGAGCAGAGCTTCTCGCCGTTCCAGGTGCACCGCTCTTAG
- a CDS encoding DUF2786 domain-containing protein — MSDQHLLTRVRKLLAKAEDPAVTEAEAEAYNTKAAELIARYGIDRAVLAAAGRHTDTITSVKIPLHNPYSKDKAQLLSCVADPLRCRVVLLCRGQAVQSVTVFGFRSDLDRVELLFTSLLLQATTQLAKVRPGWAGQGQTVAAYRRTWLAGFASAVRLRLQAAESRAVAEHEGHSAELVVLDRKKLVNDAYDAQYGRLRKASPRHLSGTGYTDGHFAGRRANLGTTHLKGGGIALPARTAS, encoded by the coding sequence GTGTCAGATCAACACCTACTCACGCGGGTGCGCAAGCTGCTCGCGAAGGCCGAGGACCCGGCGGTCACCGAGGCCGAGGCCGAGGCGTACAACACCAAGGCCGCCGAGCTGATCGCGCGGTACGGCATCGACCGCGCGGTGCTGGCCGCGGCCGGGCGGCACACCGACACCATCACCAGCGTGAAGATCCCGCTGCACAACCCGTACAGCAAGGATAAGGCGCAGTTGCTGAGCTGCGTGGCCGACCCGCTGCGGTGCCGGGTGGTGCTGTTGTGCCGGGGGCAGGCCGTGCAGTCGGTGACCGTGTTCGGCTTCCGGTCCGATCTGGACCGGGTGGAGCTGCTGTTCACCAGCCTGTTGCTGCAGGCGACGACCCAGCTGGCCAAGGTGCGGCCGGGCTGGGCCGGGCAGGGGCAGACGGTCGCCGCGTACCGGCGCACGTGGTTGGCGGGGTTCGCCTCCGCGGTCCGCCTGCGGCTCCAGGCCGCCGAGTCGCGAGCCGTCGCCGAACACGAGGGGCACTCCGCCGAACTCGTGGTGCTGGACCGGAAAAAGCTGGTCAACGACGCGTATGACGCGCAGTACGGCCGCCTGCGGAAGGCCTCGCCCCGGCACCTGTCGGGCACGGGCTACACCGACGGGCACTTCGCCGGCCGCCGCGCCAACCTCGGCACGACCCACCTGAAAGGCGGTGGTATCGCACTACCGGCGCGCACCGCCTCGTGA
- a CDS encoding response regulator transcription factor, whose protein sequence is MRRKVLIVEDERTIADSVAARLRAEGFAVELAHDGPAGVAAAEAGEPDLVVLDLMLPGYDGLEVCRRIQARRPVPVLMLTARADENDLLVGLAVGADDYLTKPFSIRELAARVHALLRRAGHAAPNEPDRIVVGDLEIDPVRRRVRRAGTEPHLTPIEFDLLTTLARRPDAVISREELVARVWGWEGPPRTVDSHVKALRRKLGADLIRTVHGVGYALEAK, encoded by the coding sequence ATGCGGCGGAAAGTGCTGATCGTGGAGGACGAGCGGACGATCGCGGACTCGGTCGCCGCCCGGTTGCGGGCCGAGGGCTTCGCGGTGGAACTCGCGCACGACGGACCGGCCGGGGTCGCCGCCGCCGAGGCGGGCGAGCCCGACCTCGTCGTGCTCGACCTCATGCTGCCCGGCTACGACGGCCTGGAGGTCTGCCGCCGCATCCAGGCCCGCCGCCCGGTGCCGGTGCTGATGCTCACCGCGCGGGCCGACGAGAACGACCTCCTGGTCGGGCTGGCCGTCGGCGCCGACGACTACCTGACGAAGCCTTTCTCCATCCGCGAACTCGCCGCCCGCGTGCACGCGCTGCTCCGGCGCGCCGGCCACGCGGCACCGAACGAGCCGGACCGGATCGTCGTCGGTGACCTGGAGATCGACCCGGTCCGCCGCCGCGTCCGCCGGGCGGGCACCGAACCGCACCTGACCCCGATCGAGTTCGACCTGCTCACCACTCTCGCGCGCCGGCCGGACGCGGTGATCTCCCGCGAGGAGCTGGTGGCGCGGGTCTGGGGCTGGGAGGGCCCACCGCGAACGGTGGACAGCCACGTGAAGGCGTTGCGCCGCAAGCTGGGCGCCGACCTGATCCGGACCGTGCACGGCGTCGGTTACGCACTGGAGGCGAAATGA
- a CDS encoding cell wall metabolism sensor histidine kinase WalK yields MSLPRPLDPVRSIKLKLGLLVVGATGAALIFFRYQIGWLPPRTAIAALVIALVTTQLLAHGMTKPLRQMTAAARAMAEGDYSRRVRATSRDEVGELALAFNRMAADLGAADQQRRELIANVSHELRTPITALRVVLENAVDGVTGEDALKTALGQTERLGRLVTELLDLSRIDAGVEPLHRETFEIEPLLREAVAETQTDARFTVEVTPPGAQAFADRERLHQVVANLLDNAVRHGPAGGEVRVRAFLVGTSLAIEVADDGPGITPADRERVFERFTRGERAGNGGTGLGLAIARWVAELHGGRIAVVGDTGCRIRLDLPGS; encoded by the coding sequence ATGAGCCTGCCCCGGCCACTGGACCCGGTCCGCTCCATCAAGCTGAAGCTCGGCCTGCTCGTGGTGGGTGCGACCGGCGCCGCGCTGATCTTCTTCCGCTACCAGATCGGCTGGCTACCGCCGCGGACCGCGATCGCGGCACTGGTGATCGCGCTGGTCACCACCCAGCTGCTGGCGCACGGCATGACCAAACCGCTGCGGCAGATGACCGCCGCCGCCCGCGCGATGGCCGAGGGCGACTACTCGCGACGCGTCCGCGCCACCTCGCGCGACGAGGTCGGCGAGCTGGCACTGGCGTTCAACCGGATGGCCGCCGACCTCGGCGCCGCCGACCAGCAGCGCCGCGAGCTGATCGCGAACGTCTCGCACGAGCTGCGCACGCCGATCACCGCGTTGCGGGTGGTGCTGGAGAACGCCGTCGACGGCGTGACCGGCGAGGACGCGCTGAAGACCGCGCTCGGCCAGACCGAACGGCTCGGCAGGCTGGTCACCGAGCTGCTCGACCTGTCCAGGATCGACGCCGGGGTCGAGCCGCTGCACCGCGAGACCTTCGAGATCGAGCCGCTGCTGCGCGAAGCCGTCGCCGAGACCCAGACGGACGCCCGGTTCACCGTCGAGGTGACCCCGCCCGGCGCGCAGGCCTTCGCCGACCGGGAACGCCTGCACCAGGTGGTGGCGAACCTCCTGGACAACGCCGTGCGCCACGGTCCGGCCGGTGGTGAGGTCCGGGTGCGGGCGTTCCTGGTCGGCACCAGCCTGGCCATCGAAGTCGCCGACGACGGGCCGGGCATCACCCCGGCGGACCGCGAGCGCGTGTTCGAGCGGTTCACCCGCGGCGAGCGCGCCGGGAACGGCGGCACCGGGCTGGGCCTGGCCATCGCCCGGTGGGTCGCCGAACTGCACGGCGGCCGGATCGCCGTGGTCGGCGACACCGGCTGCCGGATCAGGCTCGACCTGCCGGGGTCCTGA
- a CDS encoding MMPL family transporter, whose product MTVRRIARWSATHPWQAIVGWLAFVAIAFAAGTMTGTTQAHGEDFWIGEAGRAEQLAAEGGVSRPPVENVLITPASEPAAAEVAQRVRGLPGVADVDEPQRSPDGGSLLVVITMAGDDQQAGDHIEPVIEQVDATAAAHPDVRLAQTGDASMERGLSAQLGQGVLITKAITLPVTLLILFLVFGSLLAAGIPLVLALTAILGSVGLYGLASVFFPDAGGAVTSILLMMGMAVGVDYSLFALKRVREERDRSRGQLSHAAAVEIAAATSGRAIVVSGLAVIVSLVGLYLAKDVIFSSIATGTIIVVAVAVLSAVTVLPALLAKLGPRLDSKRQAKPPRVWNRMLRPAVEHPVPTLLVGLLLIGALAIPGLNMKLGVEGINSFPRSVPEIAAYDELVAEFPDHGASHMVVIRGEDSAQAAADLATPGSRIVSSVDGQTQRLEIPIPYSAGTPEADDSLAQLRAQPKPVGVEVAISGEPARGVDYSAHQADRLPWVIGFVLLATFVMMALAFRSVVIGALGLVLNLLSVLAAWGALVVVFQGTWAEGLLGFTSTGFIGSRTPLMLFAILFGLSMDYQIFVVSRIREAVARGLPTREAVVDGITGSARVVTSAALVMVSVFVGFMFIDRIEMKQIGLGLALAVLLDVVIVRILLLPAAMSLLGKASWWPGRVAELAVPVRTPAGRA is encoded by the coding sequence ATGACCGTGAGGCGTATCGCGCGCTGGAGCGCGACCCATCCCTGGCAGGCCATCGTGGGCTGGCTCGCCTTTGTCGCGATCGCCTTCGCGGCGGGCACGATGACCGGCACCACCCAGGCCCACGGCGAGGACTTCTGGATCGGCGAAGCGGGGCGCGCCGAGCAGTTGGCCGCCGAGGGCGGGGTTTCCCGGCCGCCGGTGGAGAACGTGCTGATCACCCCGGCCTCCGAACCGGCCGCCGCCGAGGTGGCCCAACGGGTCCGCGGCCTGCCGGGTGTCGCCGACGTCGACGAACCGCAGCGCTCGCCGGACGGCGGCAGCCTGCTCGTGGTGATCACCATGGCCGGTGACGACCAGCAGGCGGGCGACCACATCGAACCGGTCATCGAGCAGGTCGACGCCACGGCCGCCGCGCATCCCGACGTGCGGCTGGCGCAGACCGGTGACGCTTCGATGGAACGCGGGCTCAGCGCACAGCTCGGGCAGGGCGTGCTGATCACCAAGGCCATCACGCTGCCGGTGACGTTGCTGATCCTGTTCCTGGTGTTCGGCTCGCTGCTGGCGGCGGGCATCCCGCTGGTGCTCGCGCTCACCGCGATCCTCGGCTCGGTCGGCCTCTACGGCCTGGCGTCGGTGTTCTTCCCGGACGCGGGCGGCGCGGTCACCAGCATCCTGCTGATGATGGGCATGGCGGTCGGGGTCGACTACTCGCTCTTCGCGCTCAAACGCGTGCGCGAGGAACGCGACCGGTCGCGCGGGCAGCTCAGCCACGCGGCGGCGGTCGAGATCGCGGCGGCGACCTCGGGCCGGGCGATCGTGGTCTCCGGGCTGGCGGTGATCGTCTCGCTGGTCGGGCTCTACCTCGCGAAGGACGTCATCTTCTCCTCGATCGCCACCGGCACGATCATCGTGGTCGCGGTCGCCGTGCTCAGCGCGGTCACCGTTTTGCCCGCCCTGCTGGCGAAACTCGGCCCGCGCCTGGACAGCAAGCGGCAGGCCAAGCCGCCGCGGGTGTGGAACCGGATGCTGCGCCCGGCCGTCGAGCACCCGGTGCCGACGCTGCTGGTCGGCCTCCTGCTGATCGGCGCGCTCGCCATTCCCGGGCTGAACATGAAGCTGGGCGTGGAGGGCATCAACAGCTTCCCGCGGTCGGTGCCGGAGATCGCCGCGTACGACGAGCTGGTGGCGGAGTTCCCGGACCACGGCGCGTCGCACATGGTGGTCATCCGCGGGGAGGATTCCGCGCAGGCCGCCGCCGACCTGGCCACCCCCGGCTCGCGCATCGTGTCCTCTGTGGACGGACAGACGCAGCGGCTGGAGATCCCGATCCCTTACTCGGCGGGCACGCCCGAAGCCGACGACTCGCTGGCGCAGCTGCGGGCGCAGCCGAAACCGGTGGGCGTCGAGGTCGCGATCTCCGGTGAACCCGCGCGTGGCGTGGACTATTCGGCGCACCAGGCGGACCGGCTGCCGTGGGTGATCGGGTTCGTGCTGCTGGCCACCTTCGTGATGATGGCGCTGGCGTTCCGCTCGGTGGTGATCGGCGCGCTGGGCCTGGTGCTGAACCTGCTCTCCGTGCTGGCCGCCTGGGGGGCGCTGGTGGTGGTCTTCCAGGGCACCTGGGCGGAGGGCCTGCTCGGGTTCACCTCCACCGGGTTCATCGGCTCGCGCACCCCGCTGATGCTCTTCGCGATCCTGTTCGGATTGTCGATGGACTACCAGATCTTCGTGGTGAGCCGGATCCGCGAGGCGGTCGCGCGCGGCCTGCCGACCAGGGAGGCGGTGGTGGACGGCATCACCGGCTCCGCGCGGGTGGTGACCAGTGCCGCGCTGGTGATGGTGTCGGTGTTCGTCGGCTTCATGTTCATCGACCGGATCGAGATGAAGCAGATCGGGCTCGGCCTGGCGCTGGCCGTGCTGCTGGACGTGGTGATCGTCCGGATCCTGCTGCTGCCCGCGGCGATGTCCTTGCTGGGCAAGGCTTCCTGGTGGCCGGGCCGGGTGGCGGAACTGGCCGTGCCGGTCAGGACCCCGGCAGGTCGAGCCTGA
- a CDS encoding MFS transporter, whose product MPTQVEPHLRNEWSLLVFTATTNLADAVTKVALPLLAASLTRSPTLVALVATMLSLPWLLTALHVGVLVDRLNRRSLMFAAELARLAAIGVAFFAYLTGTTSLPLIFGVAGVLGVAEVVALTAGASIIPAAVAPLRRHKATARITAVEYLCNGFLGAPVGGFLVAAGAGLALGVTGLVYAAGALLLLVLIGNFEAKPVERRSVHLEIRDGLNFLWQHRVLRTMALLVAVMAGAWNAWLAILPLYAVAPGPLGFDARGYGLLLTALGAGGVLGALLVGPVNRLIGRRWAMFADLVGSFLLVAVPAVWPNAWAVGAAAFAAGVGGTMWTVNARLLGQELVPDHLLGRFNAAYRLVSWGAAPVAAALAGVLTEFAGFGVAFGFFAVLGALTIIPFFRVMTAEAVK is encoded by the coding sequence GTGCCCACCCAGGTCGAGCCGCACCTCCGCAACGAGTGGTCGTTGCTGGTCTTCACCGCCACCACCAACCTCGCCGACGCCGTCACGAAGGTCGCGCTGCCGCTGCTCGCCGCTTCCCTGACCCGCTCACCGACCCTCGTCGCGCTGGTCGCCACGATGTTGTCGCTGCCGTGGCTGCTCACCGCGTTGCACGTCGGCGTCCTGGTCGACCGGCTCAACCGCCGCAGCCTGATGTTCGCCGCCGAACTCGCGCGCCTGGCCGCGATCGGCGTCGCCTTCTTCGCCTACCTGACCGGCACGACCAGCCTTCCGCTGATCTTCGGCGTCGCCGGGGTGCTGGGCGTGGCCGAGGTCGTCGCGCTGACCGCGGGCGCGTCGATCATCCCGGCGGCCGTCGCGCCCCTTCGGCGGCACAAGGCGACCGCGCGCATCACCGCGGTCGAGTACCTCTGCAACGGTTTCCTCGGCGCTCCTGTCGGAGGGTTCCTCGTCGCCGCCGGAGCCGGGCTCGCGCTGGGCGTCACCGGCCTCGTCTACGCGGCGGGCGCTTTGCTGCTGCTCGTGCTCATCGGCAACTTCGAAGCGAAGCCCGTCGAACGCCGATCCGTGCACCTGGAGATCCGCGACGGCCTCAACTTCCTTTGGCAGCACCGGGTTCTGCGCACGATGGCGTTGCTCGTGGCGGTGATGGCCGGGGCGTGGAACGCCTGGCTGGCGATCCTGCCGCTCTACGCCGTGGCGCCGGGACCGCTTGGTTTCGACGCGCGCGGGTACGGCCTTCTGCTCACCGCGCTCGGTGCCGGCGGGGTGCTCGGCGCGCTCCTCGTCGGCCCGGTCAACCGGCTGATCGGCCGCCGCTGGGCGATGTTCGCCGATCTCGTCGGCTCGTTCCTGCTGGTGGCCGTGCCCGCGGTGTGGCCGAACGCCTGGGCCGTCGGCGCGGCCGCGTTCGCCGCCGGCGTTGGCGGGACGATGTGGACGGTCAACGCGCGCCTGCTCGGCCAGGAGCTCGTGCCCGACCACCTGCTCGGCCGGTTCAACGCGGCGTACCGGCTGGTCAGCTGGGGTGCCGCACCGGTCGCCGCGGCCCTCGCCGGCGTGCTCACCGAATTCGCCGGTTTCGGTGTGGCGTTCGGATTCTTCGCCGTGCTGGGCGCGCTGACGATCATCCCGTTCTTCCGCGTGATGACCGCCGAGGCGGTCAAGTAG
- a CDS encoding CGNR zinc finger domain-containing protein produces the protein MAGSPRVLPEYLEPVLEFVNSVDVEEGTDQLTDAAALTAWLGSTAKASPAEFRLALELRTALRGLALANHAPADPVDTTCFARLPFVATAEAPFAPVLDAPVMRALTEVVIGYARARATGEWQRLRICPGDNCYWGFWDSSPRGARRWCSMRVCGNRAKARAYASRPGRS, from the coding sequence ATGGCGGGCTCACCACGGGTGCTGCCGGAATACCTGGAGCCGGTGCTGGAGTTCGTCAACTCGGTGGACGTCGAGGAGGGCACGGACCAGCTGACCGACGCGGCCGCGTTGACCGCGTGGCTGGGCTCGACCGCGAAAGCTTCCCCCGCCGAGTTCCGGCTGGCGTTGGAACTGCGCACGGCCTTGCGGGGGTTGGCACTGGCGAACCACGCGCCCGCGGATCCGGTGGACACCACGTGTTTCGCGCGGTTGCCGTTCGTCGCCACCGCCGAGGCGCCCTTCGCGCCGGTGCTCGACGCCCCGGTCATGCGGGCGCTCACCGAGGTGGTGATCGGGTACGCGCGGGCGCGGGCCACCGGGGAGTGGCAGCGGCTGCGCATCTGCCCGGGGGACAACTGCTACTGGGGTTTCTGGGACTCGTCGCCGCGGGGGGCGCGGCGGTGGTGCAGCATGCGCGTGTGCGGGAACCGGGCCAAAGCCCGGGCCTACGCCAGCCGACCGGGGAGGTCCTGA
- a CDS encoding VOC family protein, with amino-acid sequence MASKFTELAIDCADPEALARFWCAVLDYEVLGEDEEDGAITIGSPAVPEGKKRVGPVPPTLTFARVPEGKVVKNRLHIDVNPTDRDQAEEVARLLELGARHVDVGGGEVSWVTLADPEGNEFCVLAGRYP; translated from the coding sequence ATGGCCAGCAAGTTCACCGAGCTCGCGATCGACTGCGCCGATCCCGAGGCACTCGCCCGGTTCTGGTGCGCGGTACTCGACTACGAGGTGCTGGGCGAGGACGAGGAGGACGGCGCGATCACCATCGGCTCGCCCGCGGTGCCGGAGGGCAAGAAGCGCGTCGGCCCGGTGCCGCCGACGTTGACCTTCGCGCGGGTGCCGGAGGGCAAGGTGGTCAAGAACCGGCTGCACATCGACGTCAACCCGACCGACCGCGACCAGGCCGAGGAGGTGGCGCGGCTGCTCGAACTGGGCGCGCGGCACGTCGACGTCGGCGGGGGCGAGGTCAGCTGGGTGACGCTCGCCGACCCGGAGGGGAACGAGTTCTGCGTGCTGGCGGGCCGTTACCCCTGA
- a CDS encoding ABC transporter ATP-binding protein, translating into MWGVTERLIGTEQIDEPEWAAVDRRVAASSTWATVRAMPRAAAMVVRLAWNTSPRLTVLLGLLQVLSGCVTAFGLLATADVFTRLLEAGPTPDRVLASLPAIAVLVGSYALRALLESAVGAVQGELKPRVERLAEDEVTVAVVTVDLIAFDDADFRELARQGGQYGVRAVAQSVTRLSDLCSSLIAMLAAVVTAGLLNPWLAPVLLVAALADGWASMRVAKLNYRTFLHLVGRQRRKWIVDDVLTGRDAALERHALTLQSPLLAEHRALCEELMAADVRLERQTTVIRLAGRVLAGIGTGLAYVVLGWLLYTGQMELALAGTAVVAMRTASTALSNTIYAVNSLFEESFYVDFHRELKEQSRQRARRASVVAAPSNPATIRLEDVSFTYPGQAEPALRDISLTLRRGEVVALVGSNGSGKTTLGKVLTGLYLPTRGRVRWDDVDLAEVDMFSLHDQVAVISQEPAKWPMTARNSIRIGRLDRAVDGPQWTSALANSGADEVLAGLPHGPDTVISRYFKDAQELSGGQAQRFAVARGIFRDGAVLVADEPTAALDARAEARVFAGLRHASGHHDGTRRTTILVTHRLANIRHADRILVMDQGRITADGTHETLMRTSDLYREYYDLQASAYQG; encoded by the coding sequence ATGTGGGGGGTGACTGAGCGTCTGATCGGTACCGAGCAGATCGACGAGCCTGAGTGGGCGGCTGTCGATCGCCGGGTGGCTGCGTCCAGTACCTGGGCGACGGTGCGGGCCATGCCCCGCGCCGCGGCGATGGTGGTGCGCCTGGCCTGGAACACCTCCCCGCGGTTGACCGTGCTCCTCGGGCTCCTCCAAGTCCTCTCCGGCTGTGTCACCGCGTTCGGCTTGCTGGCCACGGCGGACGTGTTCACCCGCTTGCTGGAAGCCGGGCCCACGCCGGATCGGGTGCTTGCCTCGTTGCCGGCGATCGCGGTGCTCGTCGGGTCGTACGCCTTGCGGGCGCTCCTTGAATCGGCGGTCGGCGCGGTGCAGGGCGAGTTGAAGCCCCGGGTGGAACGCCTCGCCGAGGACGAGGTGACCGTGGCGGTGGTGACCGTCGACCTGATCGCCTTCGACGACGCCGACTTCCGCGAGCTGGCCCGCCAGGGCGGCCAGTACGGGGTGCGGGCGGTGGCCCAGAGCGTCACCCGGCTGTCCGACCTGTGCTCCTCCCTCATCGCGATGCTGGCCGCGGTGGTCACCGCCGGGTTGCTGAACCCGTGGCTCGCACCGGTCCTGCTGGTCGCCGCGCTGGCCGACGGGTGGGCGTCGATGCGGGTGGCGAAGTTGAACTACCGGACCTTCCTGCACCTGGTCGGCCGTCAGCGTCGCAAGTGGATAGTCGACGACGTGCTCACCGGGCGCGACGCCGCCCTCGAACGCCACGCGCTGACCCTGCAATCACCGCTGCTGGCCGAACACCGCGCGCTGTGCGAAGAACTGATGGCCGCGGACGTGCGCCTCGAACGCCAGACCACGGTGATCCGGCTGGCCGGGCGCGTGCTGGCCGGGATCGGCACCGGGCTGGCGTACGTGGTGCTCGGCTGGCTGCTCTACACCGGGCAGATGGAACTGGCGCTGGCCGGTACGGCGGTGGTGGCGATGCGCACCGCTTCGACCGCCCTGTCCAACACCATCTACGCGGTGAACTCCCTGTTCGAGGAGTCGTTCTACGTGGACTTCCACCGGGAACTGAAGGAACAGTCGCGGCAGCGGGCGCGGCGGGCCTCGGTGGTGGCGGCGCCGTCGAATCCGGCGACGATCCGGCTGGAGGACGTGTCGTTCACCTACCCCGGCCAGGCCGAGCCCGCGCTCCGCGACATCTCCCTGACCCTGCGGCGGGGCGAGGTGGTCGCGCTGGTCGGGTCGAACGGCAGCGGCAAGACCACGCTGGGCAAGGTGCTCACCGGGCTGTACCTGCCGACGCGCGGCCGGGTCCGCTGGGACGACGTCGACCTCGCCGAGGTGGACATGTTCTCCCTGCACGACCAGGTCGCGGTGATCTCGCAGGAACCGGCGAAGTGGCCGATGACCGCCCGCAACAGCATCCGCATCGGGCGGCTGGACCGGGCGGTGGACGGTCCACAGTGGACGTCAGCGCTGGCGAACTCCGGTGCCGACGAGGTGCTGGCCGGGTTGCCCCATGGCCCGGACACCGTCATCTCGCGTTACTTCAAGGACGCGCAGGAGCTTTCCGGCGGTCAGGCGCAACGCTTCGCCGTCGCCCGTGGGATCTTCCGCGACGGCGCCGTGCTGGTCGCGGACGAGCCGACCGCCGCGCTCGACGCGCGTGCCGAAGCCCGGGTCTTCGCCGGACTTCGCCACGCCAGCGGTCACCACGACGGCACCCGCCGCACCACGATCCTGGTCACCCACCGCCTGGCGAACATCCGCCACGCCGACCGCATCCTGGTCATGGACCAGGGCCGCATCACCGCCGACGGCACGCACGAGACCCTCATGCGCACCTCCGACCTCTACCGCGAGTACTACGACCTCCAGGCCTCCGCCTATCAGGGGTAA
- a CDS encoding zinc-binding dehydrogenase: MRAVVFEEYGVRPVLREVPDPVASADGVVIAVEATGVCRSDWHSLQGHDTSVTLPHVAGHELAGRILSVGAGVRGWSVGERVTVPFVCACGTCEQCAAGYGHICDRQFQPGATHWGSFAEQVAIDRAMVNLVRLPDSLGYVTAAALGCRFATAFRAVVRQGEVRAGQWVAVHGCGGAGISAVMLAVAAGARVVAVDLSASALALARSLGAEAVVAGGDTASAVKEITGGGAHVSLDCVGLPSTCAASVSSLRKRGIHVQVGLMPPEQGVPPIAMHEVIAGELRIVGTHGLQAHEYPEMLSLVASAGLDLDRLVGRRVGLDEVPDVLMEMDSVVAAREGVTVVDRFR, translated from the coding sequence ATGCGCGCGGTCGTTTTCGAGGAGTACGGGGTGCGGCCGGTGCTGCGGGAGGTGCCCGATCCGGTGGCGTCCGCCGACGGCGTGGTGATCGCGGTGGAAGCGACCGGCGTGTGCCGCAGCGACTGGCACTCGCTCCAGGGGCACGACACCAGTGTCACGCTGCCGCACGTGGCCGGGCACGAACTGGCCGGGCGGATCCTGTCGGTGGGGGCCGGGGTGCGCGGGTGGTCGGTCGGTGAGCGGGTGACCGTGCCGTTCGTCTGCGCCTGCGGGACGTGCGAGCAGTGCGCGGCCGGGTACGGGCACATCTGCGACCGGCAGTTCCAGCCGGGGGCCACGCACTGGGGTTCGTTCGCCGAGCAGGTCGCGATCGACCGGGCGATGGTGAACCTGGTGCGGTTGCCGGATTCGCTGGGTTACGTCACCGCCGCGGCGCTCGGCTGCCGGTTCGCCACGGCGTTCCGCGCGGTGGTGCGGCAGGGCGAGGTGCGGGCGGGGCAGTGGGTCGCCGTGCACGGGTGCGGTGGGGCGGGGATCTCGGCGGTGATGCTCGCGGTGGCGGCCGGGGCGCGGGTGGTGGCGGTCGACCTTTCGGCTTCGGCGTTGGCGTTGGCTCGTTCGCTGGGGGCCGAAGCTGTGGTGGCCGGTGGGGACACGGCGTCGGCGGTCAAGGAGATCACCGGCGGTGGGGCGCACGTGTCGTTGGACTGCGTGGGGTTGCCGTCGACCTGTGCGGCGTCGGTTTCCTCGTTGCGGAAGCGGGGGATTCACGTGCAGGTGGGGTTGATGCCGCCGGAGCAGGGGGTGCCGCCGATCGCCATGCACGAGGTGATCGCGGGGGAGCTGCGGATCGTTGGGACGCATGGGTTGCAGGCGCACGAGTACCCGGAGATGTTGTCGTTGGTGGCTTCGGCGGGGCTTGACCTGGATCGGTTGGTGGGGCGGAGGGTTGGGTTGGATGAGGTGCCGGATGTGTTGATGGAGATGGATTCGGTGGTGGCGGCGCGGGAGGGGGTTACGGTGGTCGATCGTTTTCGGTAG